The genomic window ACAGCTCAGACAACTGAATACGGGGAGCAATCCGGACCTGACTGTAATGTACCTCAGACCTGCCTTTTGCTGCGTTGTCATCAGCCACTGATTTCACAGCGTAGCAACGACTGCGGTTGAGACAAACCCCCGACACGACTCCTGAACATCGAGTTACAAAATCCCTGATTTTTAACACTCGGGCAAGACATCGAATCCGTTCTTCAGCAATACGACGGGATTCACGGTGCGGCTTCAGTCAGATTTGACGACGGTGACGTTTTCCGGACGGACTGCAGCCACCGCCCCAAACACCCCTGCATCCTGTTACTAACAGGATGCTTCGCTTTGCCCCGCCTGCACCGGGCTCGAAATTCGTCCGTCGCGGAGGTGAATAGCGCGACCGGCAAACTGAACGGCTCGGTCGTCATGAGTGACCAGCAGAACCGTGCCTCCGGCTTCAGCGAATTCCTTCATATGTCCCAGCACAGCCTCTGCGCTTTCCCGGTCAAGATTTCCTGTCGGCTCATCGGCGAGCAGCAACTGAGGACTGTTGAGCAGGGCTCGGGCGAGAGCCGTGCGCTGTCGCTCCCCGCTGCTGAGTTCACCAGGCAGGTGACCACGACGGTGGGCAAGTCCGAAATGCTCGAGCAGTTGTTCTGCTTTTTTGCGAACTTCGTCAGGAGAATTCGACACTACAATCCCTGGTGACAGCACATTCTCCAGTACGTCCAGATACGGTATCAGATGAAACTGCTGAAACACGAAGCCAATCGTGCCGGCCCGGAAGGATGCTCGAGCATCCGGCGAAAGATCGTATGGATTCGTCCCCGCGACCCGAACAGTTCCGGAATCGGGCTGAAGCAGCCCTCC from Fuerstiella sp. includes these protein-coding regions:
- a CDS encoding ABC transporter ATP-binding protein, which gives rise to MMLQLQQVCKTYGGNPSPVHAVSDVSIDLDKGDFVAVQGPSGCGKSTVLLTAGGLLQPDSGTVRVAGTNPYDLSPDARASFRAGTIGFVFQQFHLIPYLDVLENVLSPGIVVSNSPDEVRKKAEQLLEHFGLAHRRGHLPGELSSGERQRTALARALLNSPQLLLADEPTGNLDRESAEAVLGHMKEFAEAGGTVLLVTHDDRAVQFAGRAIHLRDGRISSPVQAGQSEASC